In Planktothrix serta PCC 8927, a single window of DNA contains:
- a CDS encoding cation:proton antiporter subunit C: MLEAFVFATILCGFFGIIFKKNLLMKIIAMDIMSTGVIAYYVLIASRGGLLTPILSDVQNGTYSDPVPQAVILTAIVIGLSIQALMLVGAMKLARDNPTLETNEIEKNNTP, translated from the coding sequence GTGTTAGAAGCCTTCGTCTTTGCAACAATACTGTGCGGGTTTTTTGGAATCATCTTTAAGAAAAACCTGCTGATGAAGATCATCGCAATGGACATCATGAGTACGGGTGTAATCGCCTACTATGTGCTAATCGCATCACGGGGCGGTTTATTAACCCCGATTCTTTCCGATGTCCAAAATGGCACTTATTCCGATCCAGTTCCCCAAGCTGTTATTTTAACCGCTATTGTCATCGGTCTTTCAATTCAAGCGTTAATGTTAGTTGGAGCGATGAAATTGGCACGGGATAATCCTACTTTGGAAACGAACGAGATCGAGAAAAATAATACCCCATGA
- a CDS encoding ABC transporter ATP-binding protein codes for MAEVILDNIYKSFPTRRQTASEETKSSELQESTPSRQAILKRVHLQIFDGEFMVLVGPSGCGKSTLLRLIAGLETITGGNIYIGNTLVNELPPKARDIAMVFQNYALYPHLKVYDNLAFGLRRSYRETEPKQPLMVQKTTSTTPSHQQLSVTLGDYQIFAPLWLEDAIVAMTRSLPPQFRHVSEREKAVSERVLTVAKLLQIESLLDRYPKQLSGGQKQRVALGRAMARNPQVFLMDEPLSNLDAKLRTETRAQIVELQKKLGTTTIYVTHDQVEAMTMGSRIAVMNQGRIQQVAPPLELYNRPANRFVAEFIGSPPMNFIPVHFTAPLLITHPQFRLTLPDIWEPVLPRYNDQKLLLGIRPEHLIVSCPATKNLPVIVDRLEALGHETLLWVHLLGENNLNSSLQVRIPAETQLIPGEKIWLTITPEKIHLFDPKTDLAIVPSSYKAV; via the coding sequence ATGGCAGAAGTTATTTTAGATAATATTTATAAAAGTTTCCCCACTCGTCGTCAAACCGCCTCCGAGGAAACAAAATCATCAGAACTCCAAGAATCAACCCCCAGCCGTCAAGCAATTTTAAAACGAGTTCATCTTCAGATATTTGATGGCGAATTTATGGTTTTAGTCGGGCCATCCGGTTGTGGAAAAAGTACCCTATTACGATTAATTGCAGGATTAGAAACCATTACCGGAGGTAATATTTATATTGGGAATACATTAGTCAATGAATTACCCCCGAAAGCCCGTGATATTGCTATGGTCTTTCAAAACTATGCTTTATATCCTCATTTAAAAGTCTATGATAACTTGGCTTTCGGGTTGCGTCGTTCCTATCGAGAAACCGAACCCAAACAGCCTTTAATGGTTCAAAAAACAACCTCTACAACCCCTTCCCATCAACAATTATCCGTTACCCTAGGAGACTATCAAATCTTTGCTCCATTGTGGTTAGAAGATGCAATTGTAGCAATGACGCGATCGCTTCCTCCCCAATTCCGCCATGTTTCAGAACGAGAAAAAGCCGTATCTGAAAGAGTCTTAACGGTCGCTAAATTATTACAAATTGAATCGTTATTAGATCGATATCCCAAACAATTATCAGGAGGACAAAAACAACGGGTTGCATTAGGTCGAGCAATGGCTAGAAATCCGCAAGTTTTCTTAATGGATGAACCTTTATCTAATTTAGATGCTAAATTAAGAACCGAAACCCGCGCCCAAATTGTAGAATTACAAAAAAAATTAGGTACAACAACCATTTATGTTACCCATGATCAAGTAGAAGCAATGACAATGGGTTCTCGAATTGCGGTTATGAACCAAGGAAGAATTCAACAAGTTGCTCCCCCTTTAGAACTGTATAATCGTCCTGCAAATCGTTTTGTAGCGGAGTTTATTGGCTCTCCCCCCATGAACTTTATTCCCGTTCACTTCACTGCACCCTTATTAATTACTCACCCTCAATTTCGTTTAACTTTACCCGATATTTGGGAACCCGTTTTACCTCGCTACAATGACCAAAAATTACTGTTAGGAATTAGACCCGAACATTTAATCGTCAGTTGTCCCGCAACTAAAAATTTACCTGTTATTGTTGATCGTTTAGAAGCATTAGGACATGAAACCTTATTATGGGTACATTTATTAGGAGAAAACAACCTAAATTCTTCCTTACAAGTTAGAATCCCAGCCGAAACTCAACTTATACCCGGTGAAAAAATTTGGTTAACCATAACACCCGAAAAAATCCATTTATTCGATCCAAAAACTGATTTAGCTATTGTTCCTAGTTCCTACAAAGCGGTTTAG
- the gyrA gene encoding DNA gyrase subunit A, protein MAKQLNLFSGQVIATSLHTEMQQSYLEYAMSVIVGRALPDVRDGLKPVHRRIMYAMHELGLTPDRPYRKCARVVGDVLGKYHPHGDQSVYDALVRLVQEFSSRYPLLAGHGNFGSVDNDPPAAMRYTETRLASIGHEGLLSQVGEATVNFISNFDNSQQEPTVLPAQLPFLLLNGSSGIAVGMATNIPPHNLGEVVDGLIALIDRPELSDQQIMELIPAPDFPTGGEIISTEGIGEAYTQGKGSIVVRGVAKVEEVPTAQKRRTKTAIIVTELPFQVNKASWIEKIAGLVNAGKLDGISDIRDESDREGIRVVIELKREFSPEVVLHHLYQQTELMTKFGAIFLAIVNGQPRQLSLKQILQEFLTFREQTLTRQFRHELEAAEHRCHLVEGLLIALENLDNVIEILRNAPDGSTAKLTLEDQLGFSDTQSDAILSMPMRRLTGLERQKLQDEFKQLTTQIEQLRRLLNERPELLKSLKKELRSLKRKYGDQRRTRIIYPQSQNAIETEDKTSKKSTEKALEVSSLPDLLQPLPPVDEETVVEVTHRGYIRRVSPKTNDSKRNHSESSTAINIEETDDFTTQTYATRTRQNLVMILRTGKAYPLSVADIPMGSNRSKGKPIITLLSPSASKDISVNLHDLIIAQFLLSAFPDKTDLITLTQQGKIKRLALTELAELTNRGSTVVKLKDDDELCFATLSKPDEKVVIATSGGRILRLDINDEQLPPMGKAAQGSQATRLRQKEHLIGCVTLSPKGSLLLVTEQGYIKRIAMEHIRSSNRGGIGISMLNFKSPNDILVGIAPAKPHKQVHLLTSENRIVHIPTDEIHLSPKDGTGDRLFKLKPDEKIISIKP, encoded by the coding sequence ATGGCTAAACAGTTAAACCTCTTTTCTGGGCAAGTGATCGCAACATCGCTGCATACTGAGATGCAACAGTCCTACCTCGAATACGCCATGAGTGTGATCGTTGGACGGGCGTTACCAGATGTCCGCGATGGGCTGAAACCCGTTCATCGTCGCATTATGTATGCGATGCACGAATTAGGGTTAACCCCTGATCGTCCCTACCGCAAATGTGCGCGGGTGGTTGGGGATGTGCTGGGAAAATATCACCCCCACGGCGATCAATCGGTTTATGATGCTTTGGTGCGACTGGTTCAAGAGTTTTCTAGTCGTTATCCGTTGTTAGCGGGTCATGGAAATTTTGGGTCTGTGGATAATGACCCCCCGGCGGCCATGCGTTACACCGAAACCCGTCTTGCTTCTATTGGTCATGAAGGGTTACTGTCTCAAGTTGGGGAAGCAACGGTTAATTTTATTAGTAATTTCGATAATTCTCAACAAGAACCAACGGTTTTACCCGCCCAACTTCCCTTTTTATTGTTAAATGGATCTTCAGGAATTGCGGTTGGGATGGCGACAAATATTCCTCCTCATAATTTGGGGGAAGTGGTTGATGGATTAATTGCCTTAATTGATCGTCCTGAATTATCCGATCAACAAATAATGGAATTGATTCCCGCCCCGGATTTTCCCACTGGGGGGGAAATTATTAGTACAGAAGGAATTGGGGAAGCTTATACCCAAGGAAAAGGCAGTATTGTGGTGCGGGGGGTGGCAAAAGTTGAAGAAGTTCCGACCGCCCAAAAACGCCGGACTAAAACCGCAATTATTGTTACGGAATTACCGTTTCAAGTCAATAAAGCCAGTTGGATTGAGAAAATTGCCGGGTTAGTCAATGCTGGAAAATTAGACGGGATTTCTGATATTCGGGATGAAAGCGATCGAGAAGGGATTCGCGTTGTGATTGAATTGAAACGCGAATTTTCTCCCGAAGTGGTTTTACATCATCTCTATCAACAAACGGAATTAATGACGAAATTCGGGGCAATTTTTCTGGCGATTGTTAATGGTCAACCCCGACAATTAAGTTTAAAACAAATTCTGCAAGAATTCCTGACATTTCGGGAACAAACCTTAACTCGTCAATTTCGCCATGAATTAGAAGCTGCTGAACACAGATGTCATTTAGTTGAAGGGTTATTAATTGCTTTAGAAAATTTAGATAATGTGATTGAAATTCTCAGAAATGCTCCCGATGGTTCTACGGCAAAATTAACCTTAGAAGATCAATTAGGCTTTAGTGATACTCAATCTGATGCGATTTTATCAATGCCCATGCGTCGATTAACGGGGTTAGAACGGCAAAAATTACAAGATGAATTTAAGCAATTAACAACTCAAATTGAACAGTTGAGACGGTTATTAAATGAACGTCCTGAACTGTTGAAATCCTTGAAAAAAGAATTGCGATCGCTCAAGCGAAAATATGGGGATCAACGACGGACTCGGATCATTTATCCTCAGAGTCAGAATGCTATTGAAACTGAGGATAAAACCTCTAAAAAATCTACAGAAAAAGCCTTAGAAGTATCCTCACTCCCTGATTTATTACAACCCTTACCTCCGGTTGATGAAGAAACTGTTGTCGAAGTCACCCATCGGGGTTATATTCGCCGAGTTTCTCCCAAAACCAACGATTCTAAACGTAATCATAGTGAAAGTTCTACGGCTATTAATATTGAAGAAACGGATGATTTTACCACTCAAACTTATGCCACTCGCACCCGTCAAAATCTAGTGATGATTTTGCGAACCGGAAAAGCCTATCCCCTCAGTGTAGCGGATATTCCCATGGGTTCTAATCGTTCTAAAGGTAAACCGATTATTACATTATTATCCCCTTCCGCTTCTAAGGATATATCGGTTAATCTCCACGACTTAATTATCGCTCAATTTTTATTATCGGCTTTCCCCGATAAAACTGATTTAATTACCCTGACTCAACAAGGGAAAATCAAACGTTTAGCCTTAACAGAATTAGCTGAATTAACCAATCGAGGCAGTACCGTTGTTAAACTAAAAGACGATGATGAATTATGTTTTGCTACCCTCTCAAAACCCGATGAAAAAGTGGTAATAGCCACCTCTGGAGGGCGAATATTACGCCTTGATATTAATGATGAACAACTCCCCCCGATGGGGAAAGCCGCCCAGGGTTCTCAAGCCACCCGGTTACGACAAAAAGAACATTTAATCGGGTGTGTTACCCTATCGCCAAAAGGCAGTTTATTATTAGTGACAGAACAAGGTTATATTAAACGGATTGCGATGGAACATATTCGCAGTAGTAACCGAGGCGGAATAGGAATTTCCATGCTGAATTTTAAATCCCCGAATGATATCTTAGTAGGAATTGCACCTGCTAAACCCCATAAACAAGTTCATCTCTTAACCAGTGAAAATCGCATTGTTCATATTCCCACAGATGAAATTCATCTCTCACCCAAAGATGGTACAGGCGATCGCCTTTTTAAACTCAAACCCGATGAAAAAATTATCTCCATCAAACCGTAG
- a CDS encoding Fic family protein: MEDPQGNKRVEVKPGELRTGDVSVGYHVPISAPAIPRFLRRFEEAYNPKRLSLIEQVIAVAASHHRLLWIHPFFDGNGRVTRLFSHAFLRQIGVGSSLWSVSRGLARNANLYRDLLMAADKQRWNDLDGRGNLTAAGLQKFCQFFLETCIDQVTFMQSLLEPSQLLNRIELYVEEEIRAGRLLKGSFPLLKEALYSGSFERGQAATITGYKERQARTVLKKLVEVGLLVSDTPKGAVRLGFPTDVVERYFPKLYVPTV, from the coding sequence ATTGAAGACCCCCAAGGAAATAAACGTGTTGAAGTCAAACCCGGAGAATTACGGACTGGGGATGTGAGTGTTGGTTATCACGTTCCGATTAGCGCTCCAGCAATTCCACGTTTTTTACGGCGTTTTGAAGAAGCCTATAATCCCAAACGTTTATCTTTAATTGAGCAAGTCATTGCTGTGGCTGCTTCTCATCATCGGCTGCTTTGGATTCATCCTTTCTTTGATGGCAATGGTCGCGTGACACGGCTGTTTTCTCATGCTTTCTTAAGGCAAATTGGGGTAGGCAGTAGTTTATGGTCTGTTTCTCGTGGTTTAGCCAGAAATGCTAATTTATATCGGGATTTATTGATGGCAGCCGACAAGCAACGATGGAACGATTTAGACGGTCGTGGAAATTTAACGGCGGCAGGTTTGCAGAAGTTTTGTCAGTTCTTTTTAGAAACTTGTATCGACCAAGTGACATTCATGCAGTCACTACTAGAACCCTCCCAACTCTTAAATCGCATTGAACTCTATGTTGAGGAGGAAATTCGAGCCGGACGGTTACTTAAAGGTTCTTTTCCTTTACTGAAGGAAGCCCTGTATTCTGGTTCTTTTGAGCGGGGTCAAGCTGCTACAATCACAGGCTACAAAGAGCGACAAGCTAGAACAGTGCTCAAGAAATTAGTTGAGGTGGGTCTTTTAGTTTCAGATACTCCCAAGGGTGCTGTCCGCTTAGGATTTCCTACTGATGTTGTTGAACGCTACTTTCCCAAACTCTATGTTCCAACTGTTTAA
- a CDS encoding response regulator produces the protein MKTVLIVEDDQVNARVFSKILTKRGGLAVKHTENVEEVMEIARTREADLILMDVSLARSVYQGKAVDGIKITQLLKADPQTAKLPIILVTAHAMAGDREDFLAQSGADDYISKPVIDHQKFVDKIKSLLPPEE, from the coding sequence ATGAAGACTGTTCTGATTGTAGAAGACGATCAAGTTAATGCTCGTGTTTTTTCAAAAATATTGACAAAACGGGGTGGATTAGCCGTTAAACATACGGAAAATGTGGAAGAAGTGATGGAAATCGCTCGCACGAGGGAGGCGGACTTAATTTTAATGGATGTTTCCCTAGCACGCAGTGTCTATCAAGGGAAAGCAGTGGATGGTATTAAAATTACACAACTGCTCAAAGCTGACCCCCAAACCGCCAAACTTCCGATTATTTTGGTAACGGCTCATGCTATGGCCGGAGATCGAGAAGATTTTCTCGCTCAAAGTGGTGCCGATGACTATATCTCTAAACCCGTGATTGATCATCAAAAGTTCGTGGATAAGATTAAATCTTTGTTACCACCAGAGGAGTAG
- a CDS encoding tetratricopeptide repeat protein, which yields MPNRTLILTVVVTLSLWNVAQSAMGQALVPYTPPLDSEQLEQTGLGLLEEAAQLTRFQQYQLALPRAELATQLAPENYQAWALLGSLYLQLEDLDKGIELLEKASNLAPKEAGVQFILGEAYFKKGNYQKSIQFLEAGLKTDPNVPGALFDLGNAYYKLGRFEQAILQYEKAFAQEKNLWPAINNVGLVKYEQGEIDTAIAKWRQAITIDPKAAEPILALAVALYTKGQTKEALSLGTMALSLDSRYADFEYLKENLWGDRLLNDTKKFLATPQIQETLVKVKDAQPASP from the coding sequence GTGCCAAATCGAACTCTGATTCTAACCGTTGTCGTCACGCTCAGTTTGTGGAATGTCGCTCAATCGGCGATGGGGCAAGCTTTAGTTCCCTATACGCCTCCACTGGACTCGGAACAACTTGAACAAACCGGATTAGGGTTGCTGGAAGAAGCGGCTCAGTTAACACGATTTCAACAATATCAACTGGCTTTACCCAGAGCCGAACTCGCAACTCAACTGGCGCCGGAAAATTACCAAGCTTGGGCGTTATTAGGTAGTTTATACCTGCAATTGGAAGACCTCGATAAAGGCATTGAGTTACTTGAAAAAGCCAGTAACTTAGCTCCGAAGGAAGCGGGAGTTCAGTTTATTTTGGGAGAAGCTTACTTCAAAAAAGGGAACTATCAAAAATCAATTCAATTTCTGGAAGCGGGTTTAAAAACTGACCCCAATGTTCCGGGGGCCTTATTTGATTTAGGAAATGCCTATTATAAATTAGGGCGGTTTGAGCAGGCAATTTTGCAATACGAGAAAGCCTTTGCTCAAGAAAAAAATCTTTGGCCAGCGATTAATAATGTCGGGTTAGTCAAGTATGAACAGGGAGAAATCGACACCGCTATCGCTAAGTGGCGACAAGCGATCACCATTGATCCCAAAGCCGCCGAACCAATTTTAGCCTTAGCCGTTGCCCTGTATACAAAAGGTCAAACCAAAGAAGCCCTCTCTCTGGGAACAATGGCTTTAAGTCTCGATAGCCGTTATGCGGATTTTGAATATCTCAAGGAAAATCTTTGGGGCGATCGCTTACTCAACGATACAAAAAAATTCCTGGCGACTCCTCAAATCCAAGAAACCTTAGTCAAAGTCAAAGATGCTCAACCCGCATCTCCCTAG
- a CDS encoding mechanosensitive ion channel family protein, translating into MNPAINNPTIQNNLLIWSIVLVVGFPSLIIILGEIIHRLKRRDKPLAATLQVVRNWVLPVLVLMLFMQYVIQLDPNSNLIKTVETLLWFCIIHAALSLLNVILFEEAEANTWRARFPKLLVDLSRLFLILLGTGIVLATVWNADLAGLVTALGISSIVIGLALQDTLGSVMSGIALLFERPFTVGDWLKVGDTIGQVIDINWRAVRLQTFDREMIVIPHKVISGETIHNFSQPLSLYAERIEIGFSYSDPPNLAKQVLKSTALSTQGIIKEPEPQIFTLSYDDSSVTYEVKFFIENYSELEKIRDRFMTRIWYAAQRNNLTIPFPIRTVYHVRRSNSRSEDTSKKFAEAWQSSPVFVPLKKEQTNLDTLSQEVTLHHFGTGEKVIQQGYPSNDLYIIVSGQALLTTTDEWGTEHEVLSLKGGEFFGEMALFSGEPSTVSVTAIEDLEVMIISSSVVNQMIERQPSFAREIGQILEVRRKAIQIVKQSSI; encoded by the coding sequence ATGAATCCTGCGATTAATAATCCAACAATTCAAAACAATTTATTGATTTGGTCAATCGTCCTGGTGGTGGGTTTTCCTTCTCTAATTATTATTTTAGGTGAAATCATTCATCGACTAAAAAGACGCGATAAACCCCTCGCAGCAACATTACAAGTGGTTCGGAATTGGGTTTTACCCGTGCTTGTATTGATGTTATTTATGCAGTATGTTATCCAACTTGATCCGAATAGTAACTTAATCAAAACAGTTGAAACCTTACTCTGGTTTTGCATAATTCATGCTGCCCTATCTCTGTTGAATGTTATCTTATTTGAAGAAGCGGAAGCTAATACTTGGCGCGCAAGATTTCCTAAACTATTAGTTGATCTTTCACGACTCTTTTTAATTTTATTAGGAACAGGAATTGTTTTAGCAACAGTTTGGAATGCAGATTTGGCTGGTTTAGTCACAGCCCTTGGCATTAGTTCCATCGTCATTGGTTTAGCCCTTCAAGATACATTAGGGAGCGTGATGTCAGGAATTGCACTGCTATTTGAACGTCCCTTTACCGTTGGAGATTGGTTAAAAGTCGGAGATACTATCGGACAAGTTATTGATATTAACTGGCGTGCAGTTCGCCTGCAAACCTTTGATCGAGAAATGATTGTTATTCCCCATAAAGTGATTAGTGGGGAAACTATTCATAATTTTAGTCAACCCTTAAGTCTTTATGCAGAACGGATTGAAATTGGGTTTTCCTATAGTGATCCGCCTAATTTAGCCAAACAAGTTTTAAAAAGTACCGCCCTATCAACTCAGGGCATTATTAAGGAACCAGAACCGCAGATTTTTACCCTCTCCTACGATGATTCTAGTGTTACTTATGAGGTAAAATTTTTTATTGAAAACTATAGTGAATTAGAGAAAATTCGCGATCGCTTTATGACTCGCATCTGGTATGCAGCCCAACGAAATAATCTAACCATACCCTTCCCAATTCGGACTGTTTATCATGTTCGACGGTCTAATTCTCGATCAGAAGATACCTCTAAAAAATTTGCTGAAGCTTGGCAATCCAGTCCGGTATTTGTCCCCCTGAAAAAAGAACAAACTAACCTAGATACCCTTTCCCAGGAGGTGACGCTTCACCATTTTGGCACAGGAGAAAAAGTGATTCAGCAAGGCTATCCCAGCAACGATCTCTATATCATCGTTTCAGGACAGGCCCTATTAACAACCACCGATGAGTGGGGGACTGAACATGAGGTTTTATCCCTCAAAGGAGGGGAATTTTTTGGGGAAATGGCGCTATTTTCTGGTGAACCCAGTACAGTATCAGTAACGGCTATTGAAGATTTAGAAGTGATGATTATTTCTTCGAGTGTTGTTAATCAAATGATTGAACGACAACCGAGTTTTGCCCGTGAGATTGGTCAAATTTTAGAAGTTCGCAGAAAGGCAATTCAAATCGTAAAACAGTCGAGTATTTAA
- a CDS encoding adenylate/guanylate cyclase domain-containing protein — MLLTVSSCSILITAYLGYRSGKLNLTHRVFNQLTSVRASKAYQIESYFKNIRNHTQTLSEDPAIIAAMQEFSTAYSQLQTTNIPPAFDQKLKTYYRDEFLPRLTQTEAGLPILESYLPKAIAGRYFQYYYIANNSHPVGKKDSLDHSQDDSEYSRIHARYHPIFRKIIQKFGYYDMFLIDPQGTIVYTVFKETDFTTNLDNDAYNSSNLAHLYRQIRESKTRDYAKIIDFQAYPPSYGAPAAFIAAPIFNQSELIGVLAFQLPVNEINNVMTGNLNWESDGLGKTGETYLVGRDTLMRSISRFLVQDPEGYAKTLRSLGVSETEINRINQYGTSILQQYVQTSGVSEALKGKQGTRIIRDYRNIPVLSSFAPLRFDGLDWVILAEIDLSEAYAPIYSFRNQILISATLLMLLVTLIAMILANLFVKPINQLIKGTRQVAAGKLDAIVPLETEDEFGELAKSFNEIVRSLHTQTLLVEQKNRDNEKLLLSVFPTSVAKRFQRGEKDLAEDLSNVAVLFSDLTGFSKLSNTLSAYESVAILNNLVTAFDEVAEHYGMEKIKTIGDSYLAVCGLSVPYLDQDKRAIDVALEMLMIVRRFSHERGLPLNISIGINSGDIVAGIVGRNRCIFDVWGDTINLTTALKNACPPGGVLVSQTVYRRLQDLYHFEPIPEKEANTKPQLNGWLLKSIRSPIEG, encoded by the coding sequence ATGCTGTTAACCGTCAGCAGTTGTTCAATTTTAATCACAGCCTATCTAGGATATCGCAGTGGGAAACTCAATCTAACCCACCGAGTATTTAATCAGTTAACTAGCGTTCGTGCTTCCAAAGCTTACCAAATTGAATCCTACTTTAAAAATATTCGTAATCATACCCAAACCTTGAGCGAAGATCCGGCTATCATTGCAGCCATGCAAGAATTTTCTACCGCTTATTCCCAACTCCAAACAACTAATATACCGCCCGCTTTTGATCAGAAATTAAAAACTTACTACCGTGACGAATTTCTCCCTCGCCTCACCCAAACAGAGGCAGGTTTACCCATTTTAGAATCCTATCTCCCCAAAGCGATCGCGGGTCGTTATTTCCAATATTATTATATTGCCAATAATTCCCATCCCGTTGGAAAAAAAGATTCCTTAGATCACTCCCAAGATGATAGCGAATACAGTCGCATTCACGCTCGCTATCACCCCATTTTTCGTAAAATTATTCAGAAGTTTGGTTACTATGATATGTTCCTAATTGATCCTCAAGGAACAATTGTTTATACCGTCTTTAAAGAAACCGACTTTACAACTAATTTAGACAACGATGCTTATAATAGCAGTAATCTTGCCCATTTATATAGACAGATACGAGAATCTAAAACCAGGGACTATGCCAAAATTATTGATTTTCAAGCTTATCCTCCTTCCTATGGTGCTCCGGCGGCTTTTATTGCAGCGCCTATTTTTAATCAATCTGAATTAATTGGAGTATTAGCTTTTCAACTTCCCGTTAATGAAATTAACAATGTCATGACGGGTAATCTCAATTGGGAAAGTGATGGTTTAGGCAAAACTGGGGAAACTTATCTAGTCGGACGAGATACCTTAATGCGGTCGATTTCTCGGTTTTTGGTGCAAGATCCAGAAGGCTATGCTAAAACGTTGCGATCGCTAGGAGTCAGTGAAACAGAAATCAACCGAATCAATCAATATGGCACATCTATTCTACAACAATATGTGCAAACATCTGGGGTTTCAGAAGCCTTAAAAGGTAAACAAGGAACTCGAATTATTAGAGATTATCGTAATATTCCCGTTTTAAGTTCCTTTGCACCCCTTCGCTTTGATGGATTAGACTGGGTAATTCTTGCGGAAATCGATCTATCGGAAGCTTATGCTCCCATTTATTCCTTTCGGAATCAAATCCTAATCTCAGCGACATTACTGATGTTATTGGTGACATTAATCGCCATGATCTTAGCTAATTTATTTGTTAAACCCATTAATCAACTGATTAAGGGAACACGCCAAGTAGCGGCCGGAAAACTGGATGCAATTGTTCCTTTAGAAACAGAAGATGAATTTGGCGAACTCGCCAAATCTTTTAATGAAATTGTCCGCAGTCTCCATACTCAAACCTTACTGGTAGAACAAAAAAATCGGGACAATGAAAAATTGCTTTTAAGTGTTTTTCCAACCTCAGTAGCAAAACGGTTTCAACGGGGAGAAAAAGACCTAGCTGAAGATCTATCTAATGTTGCTGTTTTGTTTTCAGATTTAACCGGATTTTCTAAATTATCTAATACCCTAAGTGCCTATGAATCCGTTGCTATTTTGAATAATTTAGTCACAGCTTTTGATGAAGTTGCCGAACACTATGGCATGGAAAAAATTAAAACAATTGGAGATAGTTACCTAGCCGTTTGTGGGCTTTCTGTTCCTTATTTGGATCAAGATAAACGAGCCATTGATGTTGCCTTAGAAATGCTGATGATTGTGCGTCGATTTAGTCATGAACGGGGATTACCCCTGAATATTTCCATCGGCATTAACTCCGGTGATATTGTTGCCGGAATAGTCGGTCGAAATCGCTGTATTTTTGATGTTTGGGGCGATACAATTAACCTGACTACTGCCCTCAAAAATGCCTGTCCCCCCGGAGGAGTTTTAGTTTCTCAAACCGTTTATCGTCGTCTGCAAGATCTCTATCACTTTGAACCCATACCGGAGAAAGAAGCCAATACTAAACCCCAGTTAAATGGGTGGCTCTTAAAAAGTATACGTTCACCAATTGAGGGTTAA